In Papaver somniferum cultivar HN1 chromosome 1, ASM357369v1, whole genome shotgun sequence, a genomic segment contains:
- the LOC113285585 gene encoding protein MAINTENANCE OF MERISTEMS-like produces the protein MEQEGNAGKGVSGDDDDAEEEEDEGNAGKGDHKNDVRLFRRQSSYAKMSLWELKDECERVKDIIEKFALYTVVVNSVISYDKVAVSSFRERFYGETHTFQFPFGEMALIPDDADQILGLPVEGKSTNEKFKKRLSWEEIYGLTERLFGWDQETTNGMFVKGKKYPKKEFKLVEIREMFAGTLIREQVEGLSDMQCRYAAAGYFLYTLASVIFPDSKDNRVSVSLLQLLDHLEDVKDYSWGTAMVAHLNCQLSTASRERYSQIHGNTALLQVWIYDCFPSLIKDNPDIKINPEWNKNKPRGTRYLYTGCQDKEQKDALLVVRF, from the exons ATGGAACAAGAAGGTAATGCTGGTAAGGGTGttagtggtgatgatgatgatgctgaggaggaggaggatgagggTAATGCTGgtaagggt gatcataagaatgacGTACGTCTTTTCAGGCGACAATCTTCTTATGCGAAAATGTCCCTGTGGGAACTAAAGGATGAATGTGAAAGAGTCAAGGATATTATTGAAAAATTTGCTTTGTATACTGTTGTTGTGAACTCTGTGATTTCCTATGACAAGGTTGCAGTATCAAGTTTCCGTGAGAGGTTTTACGGAGAAACCCATACCTTCCAATTcccttttggtgagatggcatTGATACCCGATGATGCAGATCAGATTTTAGGGCTGCCGGTGGAAGGAAAATCCACCAACGAAAAGTTCAAGAAAAGGCTTAGTTGGGAAGAAATTTATGGATTGACCGAGAGATTGTTTGGCTGGGATCAAGAGACCACGAATGGCATGTTCGTGAAGGGAAAGAAATAcccgaagaaagagttcaaactcGTTGAGATTAGGGAGATGTTTGCTGGAACACTAATCAGAGAGCAAGTTGAAGGTCTATCTGATATGCAATGTCGTTATGCAGCGGCTGGGTATTTTTTGTACACACTTGCATCGGTTATATTTCCCGACAGTAAGGATAACCGGGTGAGTGTCAGCCTTCTTCAACTTTTGGATCATTTGGAAGATGTAAAGGACTACTCTTGGGGGACTGCCATGGTAGCACATTTGAATTGTCAGTTATCAACTGCATCTCGAGAACGATATTCTCAAATCCATGGGAATACGGCTCTACTCCAG GTGTGGATTTACGACTGTTTCCCTTCATTGATCAAAGATAATCCCGACATCAAAATCAACCCAGAATGGAACAAAAATAAACCAAGAGGCACTCGATACTTGTACACTGGATGTCAGGATAAGGAACAAAAGGATGCTTTGTTAGTGGTacgcttctaa
- the LOC113285774 gene encoding uncharacterized protein LOC113285774, with protein MKKYVDSHRTERSYEINDLVYLRLQPYRQTTVASTSFSKLSPRFYGPFRVLEKIGSVAYKLELPATSRIHPVFHVSQLKRRLRMNVHVVAVLPDVIDYDKWEPSAILQRRIYKNRAAKEPVKKTYTGLEPEIPDRNRTGTGVTGTGTGTGDSEPS; from the coding sequence ATGAAGAAATATGTTGATTCTCATCGCACAGAGAGGTCTTATGAGATAAACGATTTGGTTTATTTGCGACTACAACCATACCGGCAAACTACTGTGGCAAGCACATCTTTTTCGAAGCTTTCTCCTCGATTCTATGGTCCTTTTAGAGTCCTGGAGAAAATTGGAAGTGTGGCTTATAAGTTAGAGTTACCTGCAACAAGTCGCATTCATCCTGTATTCCACGTTTCTCAACTAAAAAGAAGATTAAGAATGAATGTTCATGTGGTTGCTGTGTTACCAGATGTCATTGACTATGACAAATGGGAGCCATCTGCTATTCTACAGCGTAGAATATACAAGAATAGGGCTGCAAAGGAGCCGGTCAAAAAGACCTATACCGGTCTGGAGCCGGAAATACCGGACCGGAACCGAACCGGTACCGGAGTAACCGGTACAGGGACCGGGACAGGAGATTCAGAACCGTCTTAG
- the LOC113285687 gene encoding uncharacterized protein LOC113285687 has protein sequence MYNERIKGDLDSISMVFTATKCWFIWKERFLRVFENKCRTPEKLALDIQRHYEYWHPLTLSSVSPSPLHNSIRIQSRPYWNFPIRNFYKLNCDASWISANTNAGYGFILRNWSGSFRAVGMGSCRTESAEEAEVVALLQATQWAITHNLQNLTIERDNLNTIKYLQGTHTSIGWKCLEVLDEVKKLTENLISFGGFHLVDRKANKAAD, from the coding sequence ATGTATAATGAACGTATAAAAGGTGATCTGGACTCCATATCTATGGTCTTCACAGCTACCAAatgttggttcatttggaaagaaAGGTTCCTAAGAGTGTTTGAGAACAAATGCAGGACACCAGAAAAACTAGCTCTAGATATTCAAAGACACTATGAATATTGGCATCCTTTGACTCTCTCATCAGTATCACCATCTCCTTTACATAATAGCATTAGAATACAATCTAGGCCTTACTGGAATTTCCCAATAAGAAATTTCTATAAATTGAATTGTGACGCTTCATGGATTTCGGCTAATACTAATGCAGGGTATGGTTTTATTCTGCGCAATTGGTCAGGTTCTTTCAGGGCAGTAGGAATGGGCAGTTGCAGGACTGAATCTGCAGAAGAAGCGGAAGTTGTAGCTTTGCTACAGGCTACTCAATGGGCCATCACACATAACCTGCAAAATCTGACAATTGAAAGAGACAATCTAAATACTATCAAGTATTTACAAGGCACACATACCTCAATCGGATGGAAATGCTTGGAAGTACTAGATGAAGTGAAGAAGTTGACAGAGAACCTAATTTCTTTTGGGGGATTCCACCTAGTAGATCGAAAAGCAAACAAAGCAGCAGACTAG